The following coding sequences are from one uncultured Bacteroides sp. window:
- a CDS encoding HU family DNA-binding protein, whose amino-acid sequence MSERLNMQNLIDLFAEKHKINKKDAELFVREFFTLIEETLEDEKYLKIKGLGTFKLIDVESRESVNVNTGERFEIQGHTKISFVPEPSLRELINKPFAHFETVILNEETVLEEDPTEDVESEVEDNSVELNDNTESNKIQAKQTNSIEEQKEIELPADDSLGSEKEANAAEEAKDSVSSADLDAEEILPASGKLSVDEIIALEIQKADAAYFKEAGSKNKKKSADNITANHDDKKSPLSYIISIVITIVVICIATVFFIYYPNTFDDLLGGSEEPLNLSLPDSTSQTISIPVDTFKIQDSVNPALEAPKDSIKEPKSISHQKETVDLEGHSNNKKTNPNSSTIPVIPDSVNYIITGMKTTYVLKKGETLTVVSLRFYGTKNLWPYIVKYNRDIIKNPNNVPYNTKLKIPELKKK is encoded by the coding sequence ATGAGTGAAAGACTAAACATGCAAAATCTTATTGATCTTTTTGCAGAAAAACATAAGATCAATAAGAAAGATGCCGAACTTTTTGTAAGAGAATTCTTTACTTTAATTGAAGAAACACTTGAAGATGAGAAGTATTTAAAAATAAAAGGATTAGGAACTTTCAAATTAATTGATGTTGAAAGTCGTGAGAGTGTAAATGTCAATACAGGAGAACGTTTTGAAATCCAAGGACATACGAAAATCTCATTTGTGCCAGAACCTTCACTGAGAGAATTAATAAATAAACCTTTCGCACATTTTGAGACAGTTATATTAAACGAAGAAACTGTATTAGAAGAAGATCCTACAGAGGATGTAGAGAGTGAAGTTGAAGATAATTCAGTGGAGTTAAATGATAACACTGAAAGCAATAAGATACAGGCGAAACAAACAAATTCTATTGAAGAGCAAAAAGAAATAGAATTACCTGCTGATGATAGTTTAGGATCAGAAAAAGAGGCAAATGCAGCGGAAGAAGCAAAAGATTCTGTTTCTAGTGCTGATCTTGATGCTGAAGAGATTCTTCCTGCTTCAGGAAAGCTATCAGTAGATGAGATTATTGCCCTTGAAATTCAAAAAGCTGATGCAGCGTATTTCAAAGAGGCGGGTAGTAAGAATAAGAAAAAGAGTGCTGATAATATAACAGCAAATCATGATGATAAAAAATCTCCTTTATCCTATATTATCAGTATCGTTATTACCATTGTTGTGATATGTATCGCTACTGTATTCTTCATATATTATCCTAATACTTTCGATGATCTGCTAGGAGGTAGTGAAGAACCACTTAATCTTTCCTTGCCGGATTCTACTTCACAAACCATTAGTATCCCGGTTGATACGTTTAAGATTCAAGATTCTGTGAATCCTGCTTTAGAAGCTCCAAAGGATTCTATTAAAGAACCTAAAAGTATATCCCATCAGAAAGAAACAGTAGATTTGGAAGGTCATTCTAATAATAAAAAAACAAATCCTAACTCATCGACTATACCTGTCATACCGGATTCTGTTAATTATATTATAACAGGAATGAAGACAACGTATGTTCTTAAAAAAGGTGAGACCTTAACAGTCGTTTCATTACGATTCTATGGAACAAAAAATTTATGGCCATATATTGTGAAATATAATCGTGATATAATAAAGAACCCCAATAATGTTCCATATAACACTAAACTCAAAATCCCTGAATTAAAAAAGAAATAG
- a CDS encoding tetratricopeptide repeat protein, protein MILKYRYIVFLFLHLFALSLFAQKAERDYIRKGNRSFNDSVFVDAEVNYRKALDANPNSAVAMYNLGNTLSQEKKIKEAVEQYTTAAKLEKDKGKLAKIYHNAGVLFQASKNYKQAVDAYKMSLRNNPKDNETRYNLALALSMLKKQQQQKDKNKDNKQDQKKKDKKDQNKKSKDQKQNQKDKNKQENSKPKKQDNKMSKENAQQLLNSVMQDEKNIQDKVKKQQVMQGGRLEKDW, encoded by the coding sequence ATGATACTTAAATATAGATATATTGTATTTCTCTTTCTCCATCTTTTTGCACTAAGTTTATTTGCTCAAAAAGCGGAAAGAGATTATATCCGCAAAGGTAACCGATCTTTTAATGATAGTGTATTTGTAGACGCAGAAGTTAATTACAGAAAGGCCTTGGATGCTAATCCCAACTCGGCTGTCGCAATGTATAATCTGGGCAATACGTTGTCTCAGGAAAAAAAAATAAAAGAGGCTGTTGAACAATACACAACCGCAGCCAAACTTGAAAAGGATAAAGGAAAACTCGCTAAGATTTATCATAATGCTGGTGTATTATTTCAAGCATCCAAAAATTATAAACAAGCTGTGGATGCTTATAAAATGTCATTGCGGAATAATCCAAAGGATAATGAAACTCGATATAATTTAGCTCTTGCTTTAAGTATGTTAAAAAAACAGCAACAGCAAAAAGATAAAAATAAAGATAATAAGCAAGATCAAAAAAAGAAAGATAAAAAGGATCAAAATAAAAAATCAAAAGATCAAAAGCAAAACCAAAAGGATAAGAATAAGCAGGAGAATTCTAAGCCTAAGAAACAAGACAATAAAATGTCTAAAGAAAATGCTCAACAACTACTCAATTCTGTGATGCAAGATGAAAAAAACATTCAGGATAAAGTAAAGAAACAGCAGGTAATGCAAGGTGGTCGTTTAGAAAAAGATTGGTAA
- a CDS encoding DUF58 domain-containing protein, giving the protein METTELLKKVRQIEIKTRGLSNNIFAGQYHSAFKGRGMAFSEVREYQFGDDVRDIDWNVTARFHKPFIKVYEEERELTVMLMIDVSGSLEFGSVKQLQKDMVTEIAATLAFSAIQNNDKIGVIFFSDKIEKFIPPKKGRKHILYIIRELIEFKPESRRTNIRVGMEYLTNVMKRRCTAFVISDFIDREDFQNAMTIANRKHDIVAIQVYDKRVAELPSIGLMKIKDAETGHEQWIDTSSSSLRKKYNEWWLTKQDVLNEVLTKSNVDSVSVRTDQDYVRALLNLFAKRN; this is encoded by the coding sequence ATGGAAACAACTGAATTATTAAAAAAGGTCAGACAAATAGAAATAAAAACTCGAGGACTGTCAAATAATATTTTTGCAGGTCAGTATCATTCAGCTTTCAAAGGGCGAGGAATGGCCTTTTCCGAAGTACGTGAATATCAGTTTGGAGATGACGTGCGTGATATCGACTGGAATGTAACAGCACGCTTTCATAAACCTTTCATTAAGGTTTATGAAGAGGAAAGAGAGTTAACGGTTATGTTAATGATCGATGTATCGGGAAGCTTGGAATTTGGCTCTGTCAAGCAATTGCAAAAAGATATGGTTACTGAAATAGCAGCTACACTTGCTTTTTCTGCAATTCAAAATAACGATAAGATAGGGGTAATCTTTTTCTCTGATAAAATAGAAAAGTTTATTCCTCCAAAGAAAGGACGAAAGCATATCTTATATATTATTCGTGAGTTGATCGAATTCAAACCGGAAAGTCGACGTACCAATATACGAGTGGGAATGGAATACTTAACCAATGTAATGAAGAGACGTTGTACTGCTTTTGTGATATCTGATTTTATAGATCGAGAGGATTTTCAAAATGCAATGACTATAGCTAATAGGAAACATGATATCGTTGCGATACAAGTTTATGATAAAAGAGTAGCAGAACTTCCCTCAATCGGACTAATGAAAATTAAAGATGCTGAAACCGGACATGAACAATGGATTGATACCTCTTCGTCTTCTTTACGGAAAAAATATAATGAGTGGTGGCTAACAAAACAAGATGTTTTAAATGAAGTTCTGACTAAAAGTAATGTTGATTCTGTATCTGTACGTACGGATCAGGATTATGTTAGAGCTTTATTAAATCTTTTTGCAAAACGAAATTAG
- a CDS encoding AAA family ATPase has product MAESIDIRELNERIERQSAFVTNLTMGMDQIIVGQKHLVESLLIGLLSDGHILLEGVPGLAKTLAIKTLASLIDAKYSRIQFTPDLLPADVIGTMVYSQKDETFQVKKGPVFANFVLADEINRAPAKVQSALLESMQERQVTIGNETFKLPHPFLVLATQNPIEQEGTYPLPEAQVDRFMLKVVIDYPKFEEEKLIIRQNISGERMELKPILKAEEIIEARKVVQEVYLDEKIERYIVDIVFATRNPEKYDLKELKGLISFGGSPRASINLALAARAYAFVKRRGYIIPEDIRSVAHDVLRHRIGLTYEAEANNVTSDEIISKILNKVEVP; this is encoded by the coding sequence ATGGCTGAATCAATTGATATCCGTGAATTGAACGAACGGATTGAAAGACAAAGTGCTTTCGTTACGAATCTTACAATGGGTATGGACCAAATTATTGTAGGGCAAAAACATTTAGTCGAATCTTTGTTAATAGGACTATTATCTGATGGACACATCTTATTGGAAGGTGTTCCGGGCTTGGCCAAAACATTAGCGATTAAAACCTTGGCTTCTCTTATTGATGCAAAATATAGCCGTATACAGTTTACTCCAGACTTACTTCCTGCAGATGTTATAGGAACAATGGTATATAGCCAGAAAGACGAAACTTTCCAGGTAAAAAAAGGACCGGTTTTTGCTAATTTCGTTCTTGCTGATGAAATAAACCGTGCTCCGGCCAAAGTTCAAAGTGCATTATTGGAGTCGATGCAGGAACGACAAGTTACGATTGGTAATGAAACCTTCAAACTACCTCATCCTTTTTTAGTTTTAGCTACTCAAAATCCAATAGAACAAGAAGGTACTTATCCGTTACCAGAGGCACAAGTTGACCGTTTTATGCTAAAAGTGGTTATTGATTACCCTAAATTTGAAGAAGAAAAACTTATCATCAGACAAAATATTTCCGGTGAAAGAATGGAGCTCAAGCCTATTCTTAAAGCTGAAGAAATCATTGAAGCGCGTAAAGTTGTACAAGAAGTATATTTGGATGAGAAAATAGAACGATACATTGTTGACATCGTTTTTGCAACTCGTAATCCAGAAAAATATGACCTAAAAGAATTAAAAGGACTCATCTCTTTTGGAGGATCTCCACGTGCTTCTATTAATCTTGCTTTAGCTGCACGTGCTTATGCATTTGTAAAAAGACGCGGATATATTATTCCTGAAGATATTCGTTCTGTTGCTCATGATGTTTTGCGTCATCGTATTGGCTTAACTTACGAAGCCGAGGCAAACAATGTTACTTCCGACGAAATAATAAGCAAAATATTGAATAAGGTTGAAGTACCTTAA
- a CDS encoding VWA domain-containing protein codes for MFRFEEPAYLYLLLLLPLVTALYYYSNYRKKKSIRKFGDPSLLAQLMPDVSRRRPEIKFWLMLVCLGLLSVLLARPQFGSKLETVKRSGVEVMIALDISNSMLAQDVQPSRLKKAKMLVSRLVDELDNDKVGIIVFAGDAFTQLPITSDYISAKMFLESITPSLIRKQGTAIGAAINLATHSFTSQEGVGRAIILITDGENHEDGIKEAVKKAVDKGIKVHVLGIGSPDGSPIPMESTNDFRRDRDGNVIVTRLNEKMCKEIAKSGNGIYIHVDNTNSAQKAINQEINKMAKADVESKVYTEFDEQFQAIAWLILILLLCEVLILDRKNPLFKNFRLFSK; via the coding sequence ATGTTTCGATTTGAAGAACCTGCATATTTATATTTGTTACTACTATTACCATTAGTAACAGCCTTATATTATTATTCAAATTATAGAAAAAAGAAATCAATACGTAAGTTTGGTGATCCCAGCCTACTAGCTCAATTAATGCCTGATGTATCGCGGCGTAGGCCGGAAATAAAATTTTGGTTGATGCTTGTTTGTTTAGGACTTTTGAGTGTATTACTTGCAAGACCTCAGTTTGGTTCTAAACTTGAAACAGTGAAGCGTAGTGGGGTAGAAGTTATGATTGCTTTGGATATATCTAACTCTATGTTAGCACAAGATGTTCAACCTAGTCGTTTGAAAAAAGCTAAAATGCTGGTTTCTCGATTAGTCGATGAATTGGATAATGATAAAGTGGGGATAATTGTTTTTGCAGGAGATGCATTTACCCAATTACCTATAACCAGTGACTATATTTCAGCAAAGATGTTTTTGGAATCAATAACTCCTTCTCTTATACGTAAGCAGGGAACTGCTATAGGAGCTGCGATTAACTTAGCCACTCACAGTTTCACTTCGCAAGAAGGAGTAGGGCGAGCGATCATATTGATTACAGATGGAGAAAATCACGAAGATGGCATTAAAGAGGCAGTAAAAAAAGCAGTTGATAAAGGCATTAAAGTCCATGTGCTTGGAATAGGATCACCTGATGGATCACCTATTCCAATGGAAAGTACAAATGATTTTCGTCGAGATAGAGATGGAAATGTAATTGTTACGCGCTTAAATGAAAAGATGTGTAAGGAAATTGCAAAAAGTGGGAATGGTATCTATATACATGTTGATAACACTAATTCAGCTCAGAAAGCAATTAATCAAGAAATTAATAAAATGGCTAAAGCTGATGTTGAATCTAAAGTATATACGGAATTTGATGAACAATTTCAAGCTATTGCATGGCTTATTCTTATATTATTATTATGTGAAGTGCTAATTTTAGATCGTAAGAATCCACTTTTTAAGAATTTTCGACTGTTTTCTAAATAA
- a CDS encoding BatD family protein yields MKKYIFFAAFLFCLSNKIFAQSVTVQATIDSLQILIGEQANIELQVAMNKNQKAIFPVLSDTLVKGVEIVDIAKPDTQYLNNNQRLLITRKYTVTSFDSALYYLPPLEVKVDNKTYKSKPLALKVYSMQADTLHPDHFFGQKAIMKAPFAWEDWWGLIICSLLALPLLALLIYLIIRIRDNKPIIRRVKVEPKIPPHQQAMNEIERIKGEKIWQKGLAKEYYTELTDAIRSYIKGRFDFNALEMTSTEIIDQLLEIDKTEDISDLKILFQTADLVKFAKHNPDINENDANLINAIDFINETKVVEEEQKPQPTEITIVEKRSLRAKIALTIGITIISLSIIALFVYIGIQLYELLA; encoded by the coding sequence ATGAAGAAATATATATTTTTTGCAGCGTTTCTATTTTGCTTATCAAATAAGATTTTTGCTCAATCAGTAACCGTTCAGGCTACAATTGATTCTTTGCAAATACTTATTGGAGAGCAGGCTAATATAGAATTGCAAGTTGCTATGAATAAAAATCAAAAAGCCATTTTTCCCGTATTATCAGATACATTGGTTAAAGGCGTAGAAATTGTTGATATTGCTAAGCCGGATACTCAATATCTAAATAATAATCAACGTTTATTAATCACGCGGAAATATACGGTAACTTCTTTTGATTCAGCACTTTATTATCTTCCTCCTCTTGAAGTGAAAGTGGATAATAAAACCTATAAATCAAAACCTTTGGCTTTGAAAGTATATTCTATGCAAGCAGATACATTGCATCCTGATCATTTTTTTGGCCAGAAGGCTATTATGAAAGCTCCATTTGCATGGGAAGATTGGTGGGGATTAATTATTTGTTCATTATTGGCATTGCCTCTCTTGGCCTTACTTATTTATCTAATAATCAGAATACGTGATAATAAACCGATCATCCGTAGGGTTAAAGTAGAGCCTAAAATACCTCCTCATCAACAAGCTATGAACGAAATAGAGCGTATTAAGGGAGAGAAAATTTGGCAAAAAGGGTTGGCGAAGGAATATTATACTGAATTGACAGATGCTATTCGTTCCTACATTAAAGGTCGATTTGATTTCAATGCTCTTGAAATGACTTCTACAGAAATAATAGATCAATTATTAGAGATAGACAAAACTGAAGATATCAGTGATCTTAAAATACTTTTCCAGACTGCTGATCTTGTTAAATTTGCCAAGCATAACCCGGATATTAATGAAAATGATGCCAATTTAATTAATGCCATAGACTTCATCAATGAAACAAAAGTTGTTGAAGAAGAGCAAAAACCACAGCCAACTGAAATCACGATTGTTGAAAAACGTTCGCTGCGTGCCAAAATAGCTTTAACTATAGGTATCACTATTATATCACTTTCAATTATCGCTCTTTTTGTATATATCGGTATCCAACTTTATGAGCTTTTAGCCTAA
- a CDS encoding VWA domain-containing protein, which produces MIFANIEYLFLFLLLIPYIVWYILKHRKNDATIQIPDAWAYAHTRKNYKIYLLHSPFILRIITLGLIIIILARPQTTNSWRTSEVEGIDIMLAIDVSTSMLAEDLKPNRLEAAKNVATEFINGRPNDNIGITLFAGESFTQCPLTVDHTVLLNLFQSIKCGVLEDGTAVGMGIANAVSRLKDSKAKSKVIILLTDGTNNKGDISPLTAAEIAKSFGIRVYTIGIGTNGMAPYPVSVGGTVQYINTPVEIDENTLTQIAATTDGNYFRATSNSKLKEVYQEIDKLEKTKLNVKQYNKREEEYQWFALAAFICVLLEVLLRNSILKKIP; this is translated from the coding sequence ATGATTTTTGCTAATATTGAATATCTTTTCTTATTTCTCTTGCTTATACCTTATATCGTTTGGTATATTTTAAAGCATAGAAAAAATGATGCAACAATTCAGATACCTGATGCATGGGCTTATGCTCATACTCGCAAGAATTATAAAATATATCTGTTGCATTCTCCTTTCATCTTACGTATTATTACTTTAGGACTTATCATTATTATTTTAGCAAGACCTCAGACGACTAATAGTTGGCGTACTAGTGAAGTGGAAGGTATTGATATCATGTTAGCTATAGACGTTTCGACAAGTATGTTAGCTGAAGATCTTAAACCGAACAGGCTTGAAGCTGCTAAAAATGTTGCCACTGAATTTATAAATGGACGCCCTAATGATAATATTGGCATTACTCTTTTTGCAGGTGAAAGTTTTACTCAATGTCCTCTTACTGTAGACCATACAGTATTATTGAATTTATTTCAAAGCATTAAGTGTGGAGTATTGGAAGATGGAACAGCTGTAGGTATGGGAATTGCTAATGCAGTCTCTAGACTAAAAGATAGTAAAGCCAAATCAAAAGTTATCATTCTATTGACTGATGGTACCAATAACAAAGGGGATATTTCGCCATTAACGGCAGCCGAGATAGCTAAAAGCTTTGGGATCAGAGTCTATACGATCGGTATAGGTACTAATGGAATGGCACCTTATCCTGTTTCTGTAGGCGGAACAGTACAATATATTAATACTCCGGTAGAAATAGACGAGAATACTTTAACTCAAATTGCAGCGACGACTGATGGCAATTACTTTCGCGCCACTAGCAATAGTAAGCTAAAAGAGGTATATCAGGAAATTGATAAATTGGAAAAGACTAAATTGAATGTAAAGCAATACAATAAACGAGAAGAAGAATATCAATGGTTTGCTCTTGCAGCATTTATTTGTGTTCTTTTAGAAGTTTTGTTGCGTAATTCGATTTTAAAGAAAATTCCTTAG